The genomic DNA TTGGAGATCACTTCCTACTCTTATGAAGGTGATGTTATACAAGCCTATTAGATCCTTAATAGGATTTTTCACGATACCGTTTTTCATAAAGTTCTACTTCAAGGAATTGCTATTTCTTTTCCCTCTGTCTGAGGAGATAAAAGAGAATATTTCAAAGTATTTATCAGAGTATACTTCTTCCCACTTTGAGTCGTTTAGGAATAAGAGGTGTGCATTAAGGATTACTAAGAACCTGTTTGATGTTTTTGTTGAGGATATAGAGAGGAGTGAACTGCCTGAGGTAGATATAGTGTGGACTGCTGAGGATAAGGTTGTGCCATTGCAGGTTCAGTATAAGTTTTCCCAGCTTTTCAAGAAACCGGTATACATACTTTCCGGAGCTGGACATATGAGTCCTGTTGAGATACCTGATAAGTTAGCGAAAACGGTATCTTTACTTTGTAAGACATGAGGGGGGTAGTGATAAACTTGGGTTTTCAAAAGTAAACCCCCCTTTTGTTGTTAAAGACCTAGAGATTTTCTAATTTTGTCTAACTCCTTTTTAGGTAGTGGGTAGAAGCCTACTTCTTCTACAATCTTCTGTCCGTCTTTGGAGAGAATCCAAGAGATGTATTTCTTTACTTCTGGTCTGTTCAAAGTATCTTGAGTGAGGTAGATGAAAAGGTATCTTGATATTGGGTATGTTCCTTTTAATACGTTCTCCATACTTGGTGCAAATGCTTCACTTCCTTTTTTCTTTGAAACATTTAGAGCTTTAGCTCCCTTGAGGTATCCGATACCACCGTAGCCGATACCGTATTTATCTTTTTTCACAGCATTAAGCACTGATGCTGTCCCAGGCATATGTTGAGCGTATACTGAAAATTCCTCGTTATTAAGCACATGTTCTTTAAAGTACATATAGGTTCCAGAGTTATTTTCTCTTGAGTATATCTTTATGGTTTTATTCTCCCATCCAAGTTCAGACCAATTGGATATTTTCCCTGTAAAGATATCCTTCAGAGTCTCCATATCAATTTCTTTCAATGGATTTGCACTATTAACATATATCGTTATGCCGTCAAGAGCGACAGGAATCTCAATTAATTTGCCTCCTTCTTTTTCTATCTGTTCTTTTTCTTTATCCTTGACAGGTCTGGAGGAATTTGCAAGATCTGTTGTTTTGTTGATTAGGGCTGCTATACCGGTTCCGGACCCACCTCCTGTGACTTGAATTGTGATACCCTTGTTGTTCTTCATATATATTTCAGCCCATCTCTGTCCGAGTATAACCATAGTATCCGAGCCTTTTACGGTTATACTCTTTTCTTGAGCTATAGCAGTTGTGGAAAAGGCTACAACTAAAGTAGCTATCAATAGTTTAAAGGCTTTCATATGCATACCTCCTATAAGTTTTATAAAATCCTAAACATTGTGTGTAAATTGAATGTAAAGTGATCAGAATGCGAATGTAAAGTAGCATTGGAAGTTGTTCAAAGGCTTCTTCTTTTGTGGTTTTGTCCTTAAAAGTTTTATTTTAGTGGTGTTTTTGGTTGATAGACTTTTAGGGTTTTTCTCTTGACGCAATAGTGTTGGTTAGGTAAATTATTTAATGCTATTGGAGGTTTAGGATGAATTTAAGCTTATTGGAGAGAGTTAGTGAGTCTGAGTGGGTTTACAGAAAAAGGGGAAACATGAATGCTGATGTAAGATTTTTTTGTTCAAGGCAGATCTTGGAGTCAATGGATGAGGCTGTGCTTAGTCAAGCTACTAATGTAGCGTGTCTTCCGGGAATTGTTGGTGATGTTATTATTTTGCCTGACTCTCACTGGGGGTATGGCTTTCCTATAGGATCGGTTGCGGGATTTGACGAGAGTGGTGTTTTTAGTGTAGGAGGAGTAGGTTTTGACATAAACTGTGGTGTTAGAACTATAAAGACAAACCTTAGGTATGAGAGTCTTACGAGAAGGGATATAGAGGAGTTAGCCAAGAGGCTTTTTGAGAATATACCTGCCGGGCTTGGCAGGGATGGTGAGATAAAACTTCCGAGGAAAGAGGTTGTTAAGGTTCTTACGGAGGGGGTAAAGTGGTGTCTTGAGCATGGTTATGCTGAGGAGGAGGATGTTGAGAATACTGAGGAAAATGGAACAGTTGAAGGTGCTATTCCAGAATATGTCAGTGATGAAGCAATTGAGAGGGAAAAGGGTCAATTAGGAACTCTAGGTTCTGGAAATCACTACTTGGAGGTTCAGGTGGTTGATGAGATATACAATAGAAGAATAGGTGAAATTTTTGGGTTGTTTAGGGGGCAAGTTGTTGTGACTATTCACTGTGGTTCCAGAGGCCTTGGACATCAGATAAATACGGATTTCATAAAGACATTTTCTTCGGCTGTTGAGAAATACAAGATTCCTATCAAGGAGAAGGAATTAGTTTGTGCTCCGATAGATTCAAAAGAGGGGAAAATGTATTTCGGTGCAGCAAAATGTGCGATAAATTATGCCTTTGCTAATAGACAGGTATTGACCTATCTCGTGAGACAGACTTTTAAGAAAATGTTTAAGGATGTATCCATGCCTCTTCTTTATGACATAGGACACAACACTGTAAAGGAAGAAATACATACCACTCCTGATGGTAAGAGTATCAAAGTATACGTTCACAGAAAGGGAAGCACGAGGGGCTTTGGTCCAAGCACGATAGGGATACCTGAAAAATACATTAGTGTAGGACAACCAGTGATAGTTGGTGGATCTATGGGTTCCTCCTCCTATATTCTTGTGGGGACAACAAGTGCTATGCTCAAAACCTTTGGTTCAACTGTGCATGGTGCAGGTAGATCTCTCTCAAGAAATCAGGCTAAAAAGACTTTTCCTTATGAGAAAATTATGAAGCAACTTGAAAGTAAAGGGATAATAGTAATGTCTGCGTCAAAAGCTGGTATTTCAGAAGAAGCTCCCCAGGCTTATAAGGACATTGATGAGGTTGTAGAGTCAGTTAGTTATTCGGGATTGTCAGCAAAGGTAGCAAAGCTAAGACCTATAATAAGTGTGAAGGGTTAGGATTTATCTTCTTCTCTCACAAGAAGAGATGCTACAATCTCTTCTCCTATCTTTTCGGATACTTTTTCTATAGCTTTTTCACTCTTGTATTCGCCAGACTCTATAAATCTTCTGCCTCTCTCAACTGCGGATTCTCTTATCTCAGGAATGTTTTTAATAGTTGATAGTGCTATTTCTTCTGCTTGCTTTTTCTGAAGAATTTGTTTTGCGTCCTCGGAGATTGAAACTTCGTCTTTTCCTATGTTGTTTAGGTTGGTTCTGACTTTCTCGGGTTTATCGGAAGGTTTGCTGGGTTTTATTGGTTCTGGACCACCGATTCCTCTTACAACCATATCTCACCTCTTCGCTATTCTATTATCGGTAATATTATAAACATTGTTAAATTTTCATTCAACAAATCACTCTCCTATACACCTAGACTCTACAATTGCTTTAAGCTCCTTAAAGAGAGTTAAAACTTTTTTCATTCAACTTTCATTCAACATCAAACTACCTTTGTGTCTTTTAAATCCCTCAAAAGGGAGCTAAAACCCGTTCAAATTGAAAAATACTTTGGTATTCACTCCTACCTCATAACTCCAGCTCTTTTTTGAATTATAAATGATCTTAATGTCAAGATGAAGGTATTTTTTCCGGAACCTCTAGTAATGCATTTTTTCGCACTAAAATATGTTGGTAAAGTGATATTAATTTCTGTTTGTAAAGATGAAAGAATTACACTCATATGTTCCGAAAGCCCTTTAGAAAAGAGCTATGATGCTTTTGAGATTTACTAATACATCATTTTATGCCGTTAAAAGTTTGGAAAACCAAGACATTTTGGTATAATTTGCATAGTATGCTTTTAAAGCAGGAAAGAAAAGAGAGTTTCAATGTGGAATCATTTTATAATTACACAGGATTTTCAGATTTTGGATTTATTGGCCTTGTTAATTTTATTGAATATCGCATTTTGTTGATTCAAAATAAACGGTGAAGTAGGAGGGAATTATGAAAAAGGAAAAGATTACTATTTTTCTAGTTGTTTCATTTTTAAGCATTTTGGTTACCTATAGTTGTGTACCACCTTCTGAAGAGAAGCCTTCTGTTGAGGCTAAGGAGAAGGAATATAAACTGCAGATAGCTGTGGTTTCTGCTATAGACGAGACAAACTTAAATGTAGTTCTTAAGTATACCCCACCTGAAGGATTTGAATTCAAGCCTAATATGTTTGTAGTAAGGTCTGATTCTGATACTAACAAGATCTTGAGGGTAAAAGAAGTGAAACATATTAAGAAGAAGGAAATAAGAATCACTCTTGAGGATCCTGTGACTATAGACGAGGTATGGGCCATATCAACAAGTGATGATCTTACTTTCAAGAACAAGAGATTTATTAACTATGAAAAAATGTTGTATAAGTTTTATTCAGACAAGCCTCTAGGACATACTATAGAGGGCAACATGAATGTTTTTAGAGTTTTTGTACCCAGAGCGAAGAAAGTTATTCTCGTTATAGCTGATGATCCTATTGAGATGAAGAATAAAAAGGAATACGAAATGACATGCGATGAGAACTATGTTTGGGAAGCAAAGGTTCCTGGTGTTTTATGGGGCAAATACTATGGTTACAGAGCGGAAGGTCCTAAACACTTTACAGAGGCCTTTGATCCTGACCTAATTGTTTTTGACCCATACTCTAAGGCTGTTGCTGTTGAAAATTCTTACAAACAAAAAGGTATGAGTGTGATAGTTGACACAACTAAATACAATTGGGAGGGAACGACTTGGACTGGGCTTAAGGCAGAAGATGCGATAATATATGAGTCCCATATCAGAGACTTTACTGCTCATCCATCTTCAGGTGTTCCTGAGAATATAAGAGGAACTTACAAAGGTTTCATATATAGAGGTAAGGGAGTGATAGGAGGGATAACTTGGCTTAAAGAGTTAGGAGTGAATGCTGTTGAATTTTTGCCAATACATGAGTCTGGTACATATGAGCCACCATTTGGAGAACAGGTTGAGCATGCTGGTGCGGAGAAGGGAGGTACTGTGGTCAACACTTGGAATGCACATAGTAGGAACCACTGGGGGTATATGACGTCTTGCTTCTTCGCTCCAGAGTCCTATTACTCATCTGGTGACCTAACACCTGGGAAGTATAGTGGACTTGGTGGAAAACAGGTTGATGAGTTTAAAGATGTTGTTAAGGAACTGCACAAAGAAAAGATTGCTGTTTTGCTTGATGTTGTGTATAACCATGTCTCTCAGTATGACTACAATCCTCTAAAAAGACTTGGTAAGAAATACTACTTCTTCTTGAACGACTTTCACGGATACGATGCGAGAAGTGGCTGTGGAAACGATGTTGATACAGCTAAGCCAATGGCTAGCAGGTTAGTCGTTGACAGCGTAAAGTACTGGGTAATAGATTACAAAATAGATGGGTTTAGGTTTGACCTTGCTACCATAATTGATTGGAAGACTCACGAGAAGGTAATTAAGGAGACGAAAAAGATAAATCCTGATATAATTCTTGTAGCTGAGCCTTGGGGAGGTGGTAGAGGTGAACCTAGAGATGGAGGTGGATATACTTTGATCGGATTCTCAAAGAGGGGAATGGGTGCTTGGAATGATAGAATAAGAAACTTCATAAGAGGAAGTGCTTCCGCTTCTTCCAGTC from Brevinematia bacterium includes the following:
- a CDS encoding PstS family phosphate ABC transporter substrate-binding protein, which produces MKAFKLLIATLVVAFSTTAIAQEKSITVKGSDTMVILGQRWAEIYMKNNKGITIQVTGGGSGTGIAALINKTTDLANSSRPVKDKEKEQIEKEGGKLIEIPVALDGITIYVNSANPLKEIDMETLKDIFTGKISNWSELGWENKTIKIYSRENNSGTYMYFKEHVLNNEEFSVYAQHMPGTASVLNAVKKDKYGIGYGGIGYLKGAKALNVSKKKGSEAFAPSMENVLKGTYPISRYLFIYLTQDTLNRPEVKKYISWILSKDGQKIVEEVGFYPLPKKELDKIRKSLGL
- a CDS encoding alpha/beta hydrolase, giving the protein MAKADMFENRIFKINDDRYISYFEVGEGENVLFLIHGWLSSKESWIPMIQFLDNKEFRVIAVDLLGHGGSSRSLRLKFDTSENVSILAKFAMSLGVRNIVIVGHSLGGKISLFLANRLAGFSKTLVKKVIIVNSIGSYEFWRSLPTLMKVMLYKPIRSLIGFFTIPFFIKFYFKELLFLFPLSEEIKENISKYLSEYTSSHFESFRNKRCALRITKNLFDVFVEDIERSELPEVDIVWTAEDKVVPLQVQYKFSQLFKKPVYILSGAGHMSPVEIPDKLAKTVSLLCKT
- a CDS encoding pullulanase, with protein sequence MKKEKITIFLVVSFLSILVTYSCVPPSEEKPSVEAKEKEYKLQIAVVSAIDETNLNVVLKYTPPEGFEFKPNMFVVRSDSDTNKILRVKEVKHIKKKEIRITLEDPVTIDEVWAISTSDDLTFKNKRFINYEKMLYKFYSDKPLGHTIEGNMNVFRVFVPRAKKVILVIADDPIEMKNKKEYEMTCDENYVWEAKVPGVLWGKYYGYRAEGPKHFTEAFDPDLIVFDPYSKAVAVENSYKQKGMSVIVDTTKYNWEGTTWTGLKAEDAIIYESHIRDFTAHPSSGVPENIRGTYKGFIYRGKGVIGGITWLKELGVNAVEFLPIHESGTYEPPFGEQVEHAGAEKGGTVVNTWNAHSRNHWGYMTSCFFAPESYYSSGDLTPGKYSGLGGKQVDEFKDVVKELHKEKIAVLLDVVYNHVSQYDYNPLKRLGKKYYFFLNDFHGYDARSGCGNDVDTAKPMASRLVVDSVKYWVIDYKIDGFRFDLATIIDWKTHEKVIKETKKINPDIILVAEPWGGGRGEPRDGGGYTLIGFSKRGMGAWNDRIRNFIRGSASASSSPQAGIIFGKGSNDEMKKFVLGFLTNVGGDFCEKGHNINYAESHDNETLGDFIRIGNGDYKPHQVVNNRTEFVKLTPKQLAQNKLAGLFLFSVQGGIMIHQGQEFARSKVVDPKSIWLKDFKQDEKGNWFKEVALPGGKTKKVMWPGGKAKPNTVDHDSYEKDDETNWINYDEALKLEPNRELLEYYKGLIAIRKKFDPFRKADIKAIKFINAKEKISPTLGWVLPGDTTTGGKEIVVLVNANQVSSATFTLPEGEWQILADNKVATTKPFGSVSGDVVLQPISGMILIKK
- a CDS encoding flagellar biosynthesis anti-sigma factor FlgM — its product is MVVRGIGGPEPIKPSKPSDKPEKVRTNLNNIGKDEVSISEDAKQILQKKQAEEIALSTIKNIPEIRESAVERGRRFIESGEYKSEKAIEKVSEKIGEEIVASLLVREEDKS
- a CDS encoding RtcB family protein, whose translation is MNLSLLERVSESEWVYRKRGNMNADVRFFCSRQILESMDEAVLSQATNVACLPGIVGDVIILPDSHWGYGFPIGSVAGFDESGVFSVGGVGFDINCGVRTIKTNLRYESLTRRDIEELAKRLFENIPAGLGRDGEIKLPRKEVVKVLTEGVKWCLEHGYAEEEDVENTEENGTVEGAIPEYVSDEAIEREKGQLGTLGSGNHYLEVQVVDEIYNRRIGEIFGLFRGQVVVTIHCGSRGLGHQINTDFIKTFSSAVEKYKIPIKEKELVCAPIDSKEGKMYFGAAKCAINYAFANRQVLTYLVRQTFKKMFKDVSMPLLYDIGHNTVKEEIHTTPDGKSIKVYVHRKGSTRGFGPSTIGIPEKYISVGQPVIVGGSMGSSSYILVGTTSAMLKTFGSTVHGAGRSLSRNQAKKTFPYEKIMKQLESKGIIVMSASKAGISEEAPQAYKDIDEVVESVSYSGLSAKVAKLRPIISVKG